A window of Raineyella sp. W15-4 contains these coding sequences:
- the rsfS gene encoding ribosome silencing factor, translating into MTATERSVHLAQVAAQAAADKLATNLVAFDVSEQLAITDVFLVATAANDRQVGAVVDAIEEALHREDVKRTRIEGDREQRWVLLDFLDLVVHVMQPDERTLYALERLWGDCPRIALGVEEQR; encoded by the coding sequence TTGACCGCCACCGAGCGTTCCGTCCATCTCGCCCAGGTCGCCGCGCAGGCCGCCGCCGACAAGCTCGCCACCAACCTGGTGGCGTTCGATGTCTCCGAGCAGCTGGCGATCACCGACGTCTTCCTCGTCGCCACCGCCGCGAACGACCGGCAGGTCGGCGCCGTGGTCGACGCGATCGAGGAGGCGCTGCACCGCGAGGACGTGAAACGCACCCGGATCGAGGGGGACCGGGAGCAACGCTGGGTGCTGCTCGACTTCCTCGACCTCGTGGTCCACGTGATGCAGCCCGACGAGCGGACCCTCTACGCGCTGGAGCGGCTGTGGGGCGACTGCCCCCGGATCGCGCTCGGCGTCGAGGAACAGCGGTGA
- the nadD gene encoding nicotinate-nucleotide adenylyltransferase encodes MYGRRYRLGVMGGTFDPIHHGHLVAASEVAARFALDEVVFVPTGTPWQKKDRKVSSGEDRYIMSAIATSSNPRFTVSRVDIERQGDTYTVDTLKDLRAERGDDVDFFFITGADALAQILTWRGADELFDLAHFIGVSRPGTALAPPSVEHLPADRITLLDVPALAISSTDCRQRVRDGLPIWYLVPDGIVNYINKRGLYQEL; translated from the coding sequence ATGTACGGACGGCGGTACCGCCTGGGCGTGATGGGCGGCACCTTCGACCCCATCCACCACGGCCACCTCGTCGCGGCCAGTGAGGTCGCCGCCCGGTTCGCGCTGGACGAGGTCGTCTTCGTCCCGACGGGCACGCCCTGGCAGAAGAAGGACCGCAAGGTGTCCTCCGGCGAGGACCGCTACATCATGTCGGCGATCGCCACCTCGTCCAACCCGCGCTTCACGGTGAGCCGGGTCGATATCGAGCGGCAGGGCGACACGTACACCGTCGACACGCTGAAGGACCTGCGGGCCGAACGGGGTGACGACGTCGACTTCTTCTTCATCACCGGCGCCGACGCGCTGGCCCAGATCCTCACCTGGCGCGGGGCCGACGAGCTGTTCGACCTGGCCCACTTCATCGGCGTCAGCCGCCCGGGCACCGCGCTCGCGCCGCCGTCGGTGGAGCATCTGCCGGCCGATCGGATCACCCTGCTCGACGTGCCCGCGCTGGCGATCTCGTCGACCGACTGCCGCCAACGGGTGCGGGACGGGCTGCCGATCTGGTACCTCGTCCCGGACGGCATCGTCAACTACATCAACAAACGTGGCCTCTACCAGGAGCTGTGA
- a CDS encoding glutamate-5-semialdehyde dehydrogenase yields MEFRDQALAARDAAQVLAETPTGVKNAALHAMADALLAATDPILAANAEDVRTAEENGTSGSLIDRLRLTPERIAGMADGLRRIAGLADPVGDVVRGWTTDNGLRIRQLRVPFGVIGIIYEARPNVTADAGGICLKSGNAALLRGSSSTYASNAAVVEALHEGLRNAGLPEDAIQLVAGPREVTDEMMTARGLVDLLIPRGGAGLISHVVQGSTVPVIETGTGNCHLYVDRDADLDMALAIMLNAKTQRPSVCNALETLLVHRDVADAFLPRALWGLGESGVTVHGDGRTAGYSGAVVPVREGDFDEEWLSLDLSARVVDSIDEAIAHIRRYTSGHSETIITDSRTAADRFVGAIDAAAVLVNASSRFVDGGEFGFGAEIGISTQKLHARGPMALLEMTSTKYVVEGEGQVRA; encoded by the coding sequence ATGGAGTTCCGTGACCAGGCCCTTGCCGCTCGTGACGCCGCCCAAGTGCTCGCCGAGACCCCGACCGGGGTGAAGAACGCCGCTCTCCACGCGATGGCGGACGCGCTGCTGGCAGCCACCGACCCGATCCTGGCCGCCAACGCCGAGGACGTCCGCACCGCCGAGGAGAACGGCACCTCCGGGTCGCTGATCGACCGGCTGCGGCTCACCCCGGAGCGGATCGCCGGGATGGCCGACGGTCTGCGCCGGATCGCCGGACTGGCCGACCCGGTCGGTGACGTGGTGCGCGGCTGGACCACCGACAACGGGCTGCGGATCCGGCAGCTGCGGGTGCCGTTCGGCGTGATCGGGATCATCTACGAGGCCCGGCCCAACGTCACCGCCGATGCCGGCGGCATCTGCCTGAAGTCCGGCAACGCCGCCCTGCTGCGCGGCTCCTCCTCCACGTACGCCTCCAACGCGGCGGTCGTCGAGGCGTTGCACGAGGGCCTGCGCAACGCCGGCCTGCCGGAGGACGCCATCCAGCTGGTCGCCGGCCCCCGCGAGGTCACCGACGAGATGATGACCGCCCGCGGCCTGGTCGACCTGCTCATCCCGCGCGGTGGCGCCGGCCTGATCAGCCACGTCGTCCAGGGCTCCACGGTGCCGGTGATCGAGACCGGCACCGGCAACTGCCACCTCTACGTCGACCGGGACGCCGACCTCGACATGGCGCTGGCGATCATGCTCAACGCCAAGACCCAGCGCCCCAGCGTGTGCAACGCGCTGGAGACGCTGCTGGTGCACCGTGACGTCGCCGACGCGTTCCTGCCGCGCGCCCTGTGGGGGCTGGGGGAGTCCGGAGTCACGGTCCATGGTGACGGCCGGACGGCCGGCTACAGCGGCGCAGTGGTGCCGGTCCGGGAGGGCGACTTCGACGAGGAGTGGCTGTCGCTGGATCTGTCGGCGAGGGTGGTCGACTCCATCGACGAGGCGATTGCGCACATCCGCCGCTACACCTCGGGGCACTCGGAGACGATCATCACCGACTCCCGGACGGCGGCCGACCGGTTCGTCGGGGCGATCGACGCGGCCGCGGTGCTGGTCAACGCCAGCAGCCGGTTCGTCGACGGCGGCGAGTTCGGTTTCGGGGCCGAGATCGGCATCTCCACCCAGAAGCTGCACGCCCGCGGCCCGATGGCGCTGCTGGAGATGACGTCGACGAAGTATGTGGTGGAGGGCGAGGGCCAGGTTCGTGCCTGA
- a CDS encoding ABC transporter substrate-binding protein, whose amino-acid sequence MTRRPARMPRLLARTVLALLTGAALVTLTACGGPGATPTPSGSAEATGQGTFVVAAAVDPVSLDPALVTDPDSLRITRQIFETLVTLPDGASAATPSPTASTAADSSTSGGAPSGSSGTDGTTPSAAASTPAQVDDTVAPGLATAWKATRGGRTYTFTLRQGVKFQDGTPFGPSAVCANIDRWFTLTGRAADPDVSAVYQEVFGGFVDSPSTRLAGCTVIGTQQVRIDLTTPMPGLLTQLTRPQFGIQSPTAMATYGVYDTGGDPRTTAYATAHPTGTGPFRFGAWEAGVQVVLLRNPDYWGAKPTVERVLVKTVNDPKARGDALVKGTVDAYDQITPLEAGSLTTDPTAGTRVLSRTQRDLTYLGIDRSTKTMQDTRVRQAIAMAVDPKALVVRTMPAGSQVADDLVPGRSRQRAYGYDPVAARRLLAEAGVTDLKVRIGYPSGVQQSYLPAPEDLYVAVADQLKAVGITAEPVAMSWPAYLQLLGTPSDSANRPDLQLMGVAMDTAEPSSTVTQLLSGGAAEFGLDPSWTSATLSGLAALPAGTGRDAAISAAEDHLLTDPVVVPLAVPADRVAVGRRVKDVTVRPYADEVWTSVRLNG is encoded by the coding sequence ATGACCCGCCGGCCGGCCCGGATGCCCCGGCTCCTTGCCCGGACCGTCCTGGCGCTGCTCACCGGCGCCGCGCTGGTGACGCTGACCGCCTGCGGCGGACCCGGGGCGACGCCCACCCCATCCGGCTCCGCCGAGGCGACCGGCCAGGGCACCTTCGTCGTCGCGGCAGCGGTCGACCCGGTGTCGCTGGACCCGGCGCTGGTCACCGACCCGGACAGCCTGCGGATCACCCGGCAGATCTTCGAGACCCTGGTCACCCTGCCGGACGGGGCGAGCGCCGCCACCCCGTCCCCGACCGCGAGCACCGCCGCCGACAGTTCGACCTCCGGTGGCGCGCCCAGTGGCAGCTCCGGCACCGACGGCACGACGCCGAGCGCGGCCGCGTCGACCCCGGCGCAGGTCGACGACACCGTCGCCCCCGGCCTGGCCACCGCCTGGAAGGCGACCCGAGGGGGCCGGACCTACACCTTCACCCTGCGCCAGGGCGTCAAGTTCCAGGACGGCACCCCGTTCGGCCCCTCGGCGGTCTGCGCGAACATCGACCGCTGGTTCACCCTCACCGGCCGGGCCGCCGACCCCGACGTCTCCGCGGTCTACCAGGAGGTCTTCGGCGGCTTCGTCGACTCACCGAGCACCCGGCTGGCCGGCTGCACGGTGATCGGCACCCAGCAGGTGCGGATCGACCTCACCACCCCGATGCCCGGACTACTGACCCAACTCACCCGCCCGCAGTTCGGCATCCAGAGCCCGACCGCGATGGCGACGTACGGGGTGTACGACACCGGCGGCGACCCGCGCACCACGGCGTACGCGACCGCGCACCCGACCGGCACCGGGCCGTTCAGGTTCGGCGCCTGGGAGGCCGGCGTCCAGGTCGTGCTGCTCCGCAACCCCGACTACTGGGGCGCCAAGCCGACCGTCGAGCGGGTCCTGGTGAAGACCGTCAACGACCCGAAGGCACGCGGGGACGCGCTGGTCAAGGGCACCGTCGACGCGTACGACCAGATCACCCCGCTGGAGGCCGGGTCGCTGACCACCGACCCCACGGCCGGCACCCGGGTGCTGTCCCGGACCCAGCGCGACCTGACCTACCTCGGCATCGACCGCAGCACGAAGACGATGCAGGACACCCGGGTCCGCCAGGCGATCGCGATGGCGGTCGACCCGAAGGCCCTGGTGGTGCGGACCATGCCGGCGGGCTCCCAGGTCGCCGACGACCTGGTGCCGGGCCGGTCGCGCCAGCGCGCGTACGGGTACGACCCGGTGGCGGCCCGCCGACTGCTCGCCGAGGCCGGCGTGACCGACCTGAAGGTCCGGATCGGCTATCCCAGCGGGGTGCAGCAGAGCTACCTGCCGGCCCCCGAGGACCTCTACGTCGCCGTCGCCGACCAGCTGAAGGCCGTCGGGATCACCGCCGAGCCGGTGGCGATGTCGTGGCCGGCCTACCTGCAGCTGCTCGGCACGCCCTCCGACAGCGCGAACCGGCCCGATCTGCAGCTGATGGGGGTGGCGATGGACACTGCCGAACCGTCCTCGACGGTCACCCAGCTGCTCTCCGGCGGGGCAGCCGAGTTCGGCCTGGACCCGTCGTGGACCTCCGCCACCCTCAGCGGCCTGGCCGCGCTGCCGGCCGGCACCGGCCGGGACGCCGCGATCTCTGCCGCGGAGGACCACCTGCTCACCGACCCCGTGGTGGTGCCACTGGCTGTGCCGGCCGATCGGGTCGCTGTCGGCCGGCGGGTCAAGGACGTCACCGTCCGGCCGTACGCCGACGAGGTGTGGACCTCGGTGCGGCTCAACGGGTAG
- the proB gene encoding glutamate 5-kinase: protein MSNGVETSLDRSALSSCGRLVIKVGSSSLTRADGHLDVMHIAILVDTIGAARARGQEVALVSSGAIAAGLLPLGLNHRPYDLPTQQAAAAVGQGQLLELYTALFRRFGLSAAQVLLTTGDLEYQERYHNARETLDRLLELGVVPIVNENDTVATQELRFGDNDRLAALTSHLLHADALLLISDVDALYTAHPETPGARRISLVRSADDLAGIDISRRGSAVGTGGMVTKLEAARIATGAGIAVGLTDLEHLSGFLAGEDVGTFFVPTGKRRPARLLWLAHISDPDGALVLDQGAVRAVAERKASLLPAGITAIRGTFDVGDPVDLVDERGKVVARGLVNYASADLKSMIGHHTWDLAASYGERFQRAAVHRDSLVVLR, encoded by the coding sequence GTGAGCAACGGCGTCGAGACGTCCCTCGACCGGTCCGCGCTGTCCTCGTGCGGTCGGCTGGTGATCAAGGTGGGCTCGTCCTCGCTGACCCGGGCCGACGGACACCTGGACGTGATGCACATCGCGATCCTCGTCGACACGATCGGTGCGGCCCGGGCCCGCGGCCAGGAGGTCGCCCTGGTGTCGTCGGGCGCGATCGCCGCCGGCCTGCTGCCGCTGGGACTGAACCACCGGCCGTACGACCTGCCGACCCAGCAGGCCGCCGCGGCGGTGGGGCAGGGCCAGCTGCTGGAGCTCTACACCGCACTGTTCCGCCGGTTCGGGCTGTCCGCCGCCCAGGTGCTGCTGACCACCGGCGACCTGGAGTACCAGGAGCGCTACCACAACGCCCGCGAGACGCTGGACCGGCTGTTGGAACTCGGCGTCGTGCCGATCGTCAACGAGAACGACACGGTCGCCACCCAGGAGCTCCGGTTCGGCGACAACGACCGTCTCGCGGCGCTCACCTCCCACCTGTTGCACGCCGATGCGCTGCTGCTGATCTCCGATGTCGATGCCCTCTACACCGCGCATCCCGAGACGCCGGGCGCCCGGCGGATCAGCCTGGTCCGCTCCGCCGACGACCTCGCCGGGATCGACATCTCCCGGCGCGGCAGCGCCGTCGGCACCGGCGGGATGGTGACCAAGCTGGAGGCGGCCCGGATCGCCACCGGTGCGGGGATCGCCGTCGGGCTGACCGATCTGGAGCACCTGTCGGGCTTCCTCGCCGGGGAGGACGTCGGGACGTTCTTCGTCCCCACCGGAAAGCGTCGCCCGGCCCGGCTGCTGTGGTTGGCCCACATCAGCGATCCGGACGGTGCGCTGGTGCTCGACCAGGGGGCGGTCCGGGCGGTCGCGGAGCGCAAGGCCTCGCTGCTGCCGGCCGGGATCACCGCGATCCGCGGCACCTTCGACGTGGGTGACCCGGTCGACCTCGTCGACGAGCGCGGCAAGGTCGTCGCGCGGGGCCTGGTCAACTACGCCTCCGCCGACCTGAAGAGCATGATCGGCCACCACACCTGGGACCTCGCCGCCTCCTACGGGGAACGCTTCCAGCGCGCCGCCGTGCACCGGGACTCCCTGGTGGTGCTGCGCTGA
- the rpmA gene encoding 50S ribosomal protein L27 has product MAHKKGASSTRNGRDSNAQRLGVKRFGGESVNAGEIILRQRGTHFHPGDGVGRGKDDTLFALVPGKVEFGTRRGRRVINIKPVEVAAVAE; this is encoded by the coding sequence ATGGCACACAAGAAGGGCGCGTCCTCGACGCGCAACGGTCGTGATTCCAACGCGCAGCGCCTCGGCGTGAAGCGCTTCGGTGGTGAGTCCGTCAACGCGGGGGAGATCATCCTGCGCCAGCGTGGCACCCACTTCCACCCCGGTGACGGGGTGGGCCGCGGCAAGGACGACACCCTGTTCGCCCTGGTCCCCGGCAAGGTCGAGTTCGGCACCCGCCGCGGTCGCCGGGTGATCAACATCAAGCCGGTGGAGGTCGCCGCCGTCGCCGAGTGA
- the rplU gene encoding 50S ribosomal protein L21, whose protein sequence is MYAIVRSGGRQHKVAVGDVVEIDKVTDEVGSTVQLQPLLLVDGEAVTSDADALGKVEITAEVLAETKGPKIRILKFKNKTGYTKRQGHRQRYTQVKVTDIKA, encoded by the coding sequence GTGTACGCGATCGTGCGCAGTGGCGGCCGCCAGCACAAGGTTGCCGTGGGTGACGTTGTCGAGATCGACAAGGTCACCGACGAGGTCGGTTCCACCGTTCAGCTCCAGCCGCTGCTGCTGGTCGACGGCGAGGCCGTGACCTCGGATGCGGACGCCCTCGGCAAGGTCGAGATCACCGCCGAGGTGCTCGCCGAGACCAAGGGCCCGAAGATCCGGATCCTGAAGTTCAAGAACAAGACCGGTTACACCAAGCGCCAGGGGCACCGTCAGCGGTACACCCAGGTCAAGGTCACCGACATCAAGGCCTGA